One region of Armigeres subalbatus isolate Guangzhou_Male chromosome 3, GZ_Asu_2, whole genome shotgun sequence genomic DNA includes:
- the LOC134222444 gene encoding uncharacterized protein LOC134222444, which translates to MTTSEFVAALQRFVSRRGLVHQLHSDNGTNSRGAQHELHQLYQAFKQEQETHQIESFCSSKGIEWHFIPADAPEFGGICEVAVKCMKTHLKRIVGATSLNFEQYVTILSEIEAILNSRPLFVTKSEPNGFEVITPAHYLNGRPLTAIPEPSYEDIKTNRLDKWQHLQMLREHFWKAWSRDYLSCLQSRKKNQKLEANVIPGMVVLVHNRNLPPLQWKLGVVTKVFPGVNGLEINISKRRSMFGLLKKSCDA; encoded by the coding sequence ATGACGACCAGTGAATTCGTTGCTGCGCTGCAGAGATTTGTAAGTCGGCGTGGTTTGGTGCATCAACTACATTCTGATAACGGTACCAATTCCCGTGGTGCTCAACATGAGCTTCATCAACTGTATCAAGCGTTTAAACAGGAACAAGagacccaccaaattgaatcCTTTTGCTCGTCGAAGGGCATTGAATGGCACTTTATTCCGGCAGATGCTCCTGAGTTTGGCGGTATTTGTGAGGTGGCAGTGAAGTGCATGAAAACCCACTTGAAAAGAATTGTTGGAGCCACATCTTTGAATTTTGAGCAGTACGTGACCATTCTGTCGGAAATAGAGGCAATCCTGAACTCCCGTCCACTATTTGTGACTAAATCAGAGCCTAACGGTTTCGAAGTAATTACGCCCGCACATTATCTTAATGGTCGTCCGCTAACTGCAATACCAGAGCCCTCCTACGAAGATATTAAGACGAACCGATTAGACAAGTGGCAGCATCTGCAGATGCTTCGAGAGCATTTTTGGAAGGCCTGGTCTCGAGACTACCTCAGTTGCTTGCAATCTagaaagaaaaatcagaagcttGAAGCGAATGTAATTCCTGGGATGGTTGTACTGGTGCACAACCGAAACTTGCCCCCTCTACAGTGGAAGCTTGGAGTAGTGACTAAAGTGTTTCCAGGAGTCAACGGACtcgaaataaatatttcaaagcGGCGCAGTATGTTCGGTTTACTGAAGAAGTCATGCGATGCTTAA